The genome window gttcggaattacttgtcgcagaaatggatgtatctagacgtattttagttctagatacatccatttccgagacaagtaattccgaacggagggagtatacaTGCTAATGATCTGCACATATATCTCACATGTGTACCTTTGCTATAGCCTCTTGCTCCGCTTGCATTGTCAACGAATGAAATGATTCTGAGAGGAGCCCTGCAGAAGAGCAAACAACAGCAAGTAAAACAAGACGAATCTTCGTTCTAGGGAGAAATGATTAAGAGCGTGAAATCGAAGTACACTACTTAGTAACAAACCATCGTGGTTGGAAATTGAAGTCCTTCGCCTAGTTCCCTCAATTACTTCGCTAACCAATTTCTCCGTCGCAAGCTTGGCATAAACTCTTTCTCCGTTGGGCGCTGTGACGGGCATAGAGTCCCCCTGGATCTCCGACGCGAACCGCGACACAATCTTCTCGGCAACGGCTTCGGCGGCGGGAGGGGGCGAGTACCGCAGCCAGTCTTCGTCCACCGAATCCACCCGATCGACATTCCTCCTCTTGCTCCTCTCATCCTCCTGCTCCGGCGGAGGCGGAGGGGGAGGCCGCTTCAGATTGGCTTCCGACACCTCATCTTCGTACAGATTTGGTCGCTTCAATCAGCAGTCGAGACAATCGAGCCCTAGATTCGTAGTCTATCGAGATGGAGAGTGACGCGTACCTGCGGGCTTTGCGGGGGAGGTGGCCGTCTCCTGCGGGGGGGCGTGCGGTTTGCACGCGTCGCCGGCGGCCGGGAGGAAGCCCTCGTCGGGGTCGTCGAAGTAGGCGTACTCCTCTTCTTCCGGGAGGAGGCCGTTGCTCTCCATCCACTCGAGCTCCTCCGGATCTGGCATCTCCATGTCGGCCGCCGTCTCCGTCGCCGACGCTGCGCAGCGGAATTCCCAAGCGGCGGCTAAAAGCGAATGACCTCGATGGCGGGAAATGGCGGGGGAAATGAGAGTGGGGCTAGGGCGTTGCCGCCCCTTTTCCGGCGAGTGGGGTTTTGTGTTTTGTGGTGACAGTCAGAGCTGGCCAAACGGGCCGGCCGTGCTAATCGTGCCTGGGACGGCACGGCCCGTGCAGGTACGTTTATAGACGGGCCGTGTGCCTCGCTCCTCGGCCCAGGCACGGCACAGTTAATAAACGAGCCGATCTGTGGCATGTTCTTTTTTTTTATGCAGAGAAAAAACTACAGTTTGCCCAATACTACAGTATTAAAAACACAGTTGTTAGGGACAACCAAACAACTCATTGTAAATAAAAACTATGGTAATCTCAAAAACTATAGTATTCTCAAAATACTTAGAAAATACTTTGCTATGGAACGGGGCCTTAGCACGCTGGGCCGCATGTTTTTCAGGTTGGTTCGCTGTCTTTTAAGCCTATTGGGTTGTATTTTAGATCACTAGCAAGCATGTCCGTGTGTTGTAACGGGAGAAAAAAAATATGACATGACCCTAAGCCATTTGTTCACGTTCAAATTGCCTTGTGGGTGTTGAATTATAGATAGCAGGCATTTTTTAAACATCAATTTATCAATAACTTGTGGTATAGAATTTTTGTTTGGAAACTATAGGTAAAAAAGTGATATCTATAATTCGGTGGTCACAAGTTGATAACATAGAATTATGAAAATCATAGAACCAAACATGAAAAGAATGATAATCTTGGGTAATCACTGTATGCAAAATGTTTACTTCAGTAGCTATGCTGCCCTTATTGTATATCCCAATGCATTAGTGCATGAGGGCAAGTGAATGTTTGAGGCCACTTAAAGATCTTATGCATCAAAATATCATAACCCTACCATTTGCTTCCCTGGTATTCAAAACATGAGTTACAACAGGACATCTTTGCTAAAAACAAAGCCGAAATAGGAAGATTTATCTATAATAATTAACATACGTTAGAAACCTCTAATGGAGCTCCCTCACCTTGCCCTTCCCCTTATCATGTGTATAGAGCAGATCCATTTAATATCAGAATTTAATTTACCTGACGGCGTGGCTTATACTCCGCTACTTCAGAAAGGCATGTCGATGCATCACGCGATTATGCCTCCGATGATCGGCCATGTCGATGTATCTTCTTGCATTATATCAATGCAATTTTGACCCGTTGAAATGTGAAGAAAGGATATAGTAGTCTATAGATCAGACATCTGGGCAGATTTGTAATTCTAAAAACATAGAGAATTTTGTTGTGGTCACACAGTTGTTTAATTAAAAACATAGATCACATGTTTCGGTGGATTTATTATAGAGAAATCTTTCTATTTCAGATCCATTTAATTGAACAATTATCTTCATTAGCACACATAGAGGTCACACATTTTGCGGGTGTTTGAAAGCACAAATGCTCCCTgagtgattttggtaattaatgtcaacatatttCTTGTTGGACTAATAGTTTTATCTATTgtatttcagacaagttcaacaatgGCGTGGTAAGGACAAGatgatgtggaaccccttcaaaatgttaaggacaaagattggccaaagctcaagactcttcatctttattttagtgatccaagatcacattgagtctataggaaagccaatactattaaaaggggatgaggtgatgcttaatggcttacttgctcaagtgcttagttatattgctccaaaaccctcagccacTTTCTCCATCAAATATGTCCAAACCCAAAactc of Triticum urartu cultivar G1812 unplaced genomic scaffold, Tu2.1 TuUngrouped_contig_5880, whole genome shotgun sequence contains these proteins:
- the LOC125529826 gene encoding uncharacterized protein LOC125529826 isoform X1, whose protein sequence is MEMPDPEELEWMESNGLLPEEEEYAYFDDPDEGFLPAAGDACKPHAPPQETATSPAKPADEVSEANLKRPPPPPPPEQEDERSKRRNVDRVDSVDEDWLRYSPPPAAEAVAEKIVSRFASEIQGDSMPVTAPNGERVYAKLATEKLVSEVIEGTRRRTSISNHDGLLLRLLSESFHSLTMQAEQEAIAKVHM
- the LOC125529826 gene encoding uncharacterized protein LOC125529826 isoform X2, encoding MEMPDPEELEWMESNGLLPEEEEYAYFDDPDEGFLPAAGDACKPHAPPQETATSPAKPADEVSEANLKRPPPPPPPEQEDERSKRRNVDRVDSVDEDWLRYSPPPAAEAVAEKIVSRFASEIQGDSMPVTAPNGERVYAKLATEKLVSEVIEGTRRRTSISNHDGLLSESFHSLTMQAEQEAIAKVHM